In Rhodospirillum rubrum ATCC 11170, a genomic segment contains:
- a CDS encoding sensor histidine kinase, which translates to MAGLRFGVRSRLVLAFSAMAAMTLVTSAVAILSFSEVEARFIELTTTRLPAMAAATKLSQQAESIVAQAPALVAASSPTELHTIDFRIRDQLSWLAELIERVRKTDGEAIAMARVDDLARELERRFVDLATQVERRLSMEALDRQTLGRLLVLGRTITGIRDQRETEGPPEDAAIARRWAAGAQDANTVLIAALATTDAAILRNLGEAFGDLLETAETESARLSDPLSQDMRRSTAELRHLGLGEAGIFNRRQAHMDITRGIQGTLTRNRLSGDLLSGASSQLADRIAEEAVKSALVLRAELHNRGAMMIVLSLFGVFGAGIVLLHLQRTVLRRLATLRAAMTAPLSTRPLVLEGSDDADEIGDMARALKGYAQAIADREHALRQSEGRFRAMATNVPGVLFQWFWRPLGEPRFLYVSPRCQDLFGVSPALVLADWRKLGFSLEDQRAWVVRAAQAARDSRDWIQEGRIALANGGERWWRVVAAPTPGEEPDTIILNGVLIDITALKDNERDLRAARQQAEQALSDLRSTQDTLVQAEKLASLGQLVAGIAHEINTPLGTGITGATFLDQETRQIAGRFRSGTLRRSELADYMERAEETARLIFTNLSRAGDLVQSFKQVAVDQVSDDRRTFALDTYIDEIFQSLNPRLRQTRLTVERAIEPGLMVDGYPGVLFRILSNLVMNTLMHGFEPHETGTIRVEARLLPDSAPGRVELVYFDTGKGIPHEIQGRVFDPFFTTRRGQGGTGLGLNIVYNLVTQSLGGTMTLSSHPGTGTTFTVVFPIKAPRGVQAVPSPQPIKDSGAATA; encoded by the coding sequence TTGGCAGGACTGAGGTTTGGCGTCCGCTCCCGTCTGGTCCTCGCCTTTTCGGCGATGGCGGCAATGACCCTGGTCACCAGCGCCGTCGCCATCTTGTCCTTTAGCGAAGTCGAAGCGCGCTTCATCGAGCTGACGACGACACGCCTTCCGGCGATGGCGGCGGCGACCAAGCTGAGTCAACAGGCCGAAAGCATCGTCGCCCAGGCTCCGGCCCTGGTGGCGGCGAGCAGCCCCACCGAGCTTCATACCATCGATTTCCGCATCCGTGATCAGCTGAGCTGGCTTGCCGAACTCATCGAGAGGGTCCGCAAGACCGATGGCGAAGCCATCGCCATGGCCCGGGTCGACGACCTCGCCCGCGAACTGGAACGCCGCTTCGTCGATCTGGCCACCCAGGTCGAACGCCGGCTGAGCATGGAGGCCCTTGATCGCCAGACCCTGGGGCGGCTGCTTGTCCTGGGCAGAACGATCACCGGCATAAGGGACCAACGCGAGACCGAGGGCCCGCCGGAAGACGCCGCCATCGCCCGGCGCTGGGCGGCCGGCGCCCAGGATGCCAACACCGTGCTGATCGCCGCCCTGGCCACCACCGACGCCGCGATCTTGCGCAACCTGGGCGAGGCCTTTGGCGACCTGCTCGAGACGGCCGAAACCGAGAGCGCCAGACTGAGCGACCCCTTGTCGCAAGACATGCGCCGCTCGACCGCCGAATTGCGCCACCTTGGGCTTGGCGAGGCTGGGATCTTCAACCGGCGCCAAGCCCATATGGACATCACCCGCGGCATTCAGGGAACACTGACGCGCAACCGCCTGAGCGGCGATCTGCTATCGGGTGCCTCGTCCCAATTGGCCGACCGCATCGCCGAAGAGGCGGTCAAAAGCGCCCTTGTCTTGCGCGCGGAACTGCACAACCGGGGCGCCATGATGATCGTCCTGTCGCTTTTCGGCGTGTTCGGCGCCGGCATCGTCCTTCTTCACCTCCAGCGCACCGTGCTGCGCCGTCTGGCCACCCTGCGGGCGGCGATGACCGCCCCGCTCTCGACCCGGCCGCTGGTATTGGAGGGCAGCGACGACGCCGACGAGATCGGCGATATGGCCCGCGCCCTCAAAGGTTACGCCCAGGCCATCGCCGACCGCGAACACGCCTTGCGTCAAAGCGAGGGCCGCTTCCGCGCCATGGCCACCAATGTCCCCGGCGTGCTGTTCCAGTGGTTCTGGCGCCCGCTTGGCGAACCCCGTTTCCTCTATGTCAGCCCGCGCTGTCAGGATCTGTTCGGCGTTTCACCGGCCCTGGTCCTGGCCGATTGGCGCAAGCTGGGGTTCAGCCTGGAAGACCAGCGGGCCTGGGTGGTCCGCGCCGCCCAAGCCGCCCGCGACTCCCGGGACTGGATCCAGGAAGGACGGATCGCCCTGGCCAATGGCGGCGAACGCTGGTGGCGGGTGGTCGCCGCCCCCACCCCGGGGGAAGAACCCGACACCATCATCCTCAATGGCGTGCTGATCGACATCACCGCCCTCAAGGACAACGAACGCGATTTGAGGGCCGCGCGCCAGCAGGCCGAACAGGCGTTAAGCGATCTGCGCTCGACCCAGGACACCCTGGTCCAGGCCGAGAAGCTGGCCTCTCTCGGCCAGTTGGTGGCGGGCATCGCCCATGAGATCAACACGCCCCTGGGAACGGGCATCACGGGGGCGACCTTCCTCGATCAGGAGACCCGCCAAATCGCCGGGCGCTTCCGCTCGGGCACGCTGCGGCGCTCGGAATTGGCCGATTACATGGAGCGGGCCGAGGAAACCGCCCGTCTGATCTTCACCAATCTCAGCCGCGCCGGCGATCTGGTGCAGAGCTTCAAACAAGTCGCGGTCGATCAGGTGAGCGATGACCGCCGCACCTTCGCGCTTGATACCTACATCGACGAGATCTTCCAAAGCCTCAATCCCCGGCTGCGCCAAACCCGCCTGACCGTCGAACGCGCCATCGAACCGGGGTTGATGGTTGATGGTTATCCCGGGGTGCTGTTTCGCATTCTGTCCAATCTCGTCATGAACACCCTGATGCATGGCTTCGAGCCCCACGAGACCGGCACCATCCGCGTCGAAGCCAGACTGCTGCCCGACAGCGCCCCCGGGCGCGTCGAGCTGGTCTATTTCGATACGGGCAAAGGCATCCCCCACGAGATCCAGGGCCGGGTCTTCGATCCCTTCTTCACCACCCGCCGGGGCCAGGGCGGCACCGGCCTCGGCCTCAACATCGTCTATAATCTGGTCACCCAGTCGCTAGGCGGAACGATGACGCTGAGCAGCCACCCCGGCACCGGCACCACCTTCACCGTGGTTTTCCCGATCAAGGCCCCCCGGGGCGTTCAAGCCGTCCCGTCTCCCCAGCCGATCAAGGACAGCGGAGCGGCGACGGCCTGA